CTATTATTTTCCTCCACttatgtttaaattttgaaattagcatcttaaagaatttattatgttttttcttgaatacaTCAAATCATGTAAGGAGTGCgcctttaaaattatttagaaagcaAATTGGTCCAAGGATACTCTTattgtcaacaaaaaaaaaaaaaaaaagcaactgaTTGCTGATTCATTGGGGCATTAGCACATTGGATCGTTTGGTTAAGGACTGAAAACCGAGGATTAACTGCCTGGAGATTCAAATGAACGCATCCCCTCACTCCCAgttaccaagaaaaaaaaaagaattgtgaAAAATTCTCATGGATCGAAGGATAGTCATAGAactatttcaatttattctgCAGAGTTTCAGATACCAAGACACAGTTCATTATATCTCATGGGATTCTTGTTAAATTgtaagatgaaaagaaaaaaccttccAAGTAGTCAGAAACATCTCTTATTCATACACAGGTTTGAAGTTCTTGTAAGCAACCACAGCATAGAAAGGATCTGATCCAGACACCAATCCAAGTAGCCTCATGATCCAACTAAAGGGTGATTTCTCCTGTTGAGAGCCATAGTCAtagaattatttcaatttattctgCAGAGTTTCAGATATCAAGACACAGTTCATTACATCTCATGGGATTCTTGTTAAATTgtaagatgaaaagaaaaaaccttccACATAGACAGATACATCTCTTATTCATACACAGGTTTGAAGTTCTTGTAAGCTACCACAGCATAGAAAGGATCTGATCCAGACACCAATCCAAGCAACCTCATGATCCAACTAAAGGGTGATTTCTCCTGTTGAGGGCCAGCTGCTGCTGCAGGTAGTTTTCGAATAATTTCTGCTTGTGTGAACCCTTCCACACATTGAAAATACTGCACAACTAATTGTACCCGACTGTATCCAGTGCCATCCCTCCATGCACTAATGGCTTTCTCATAGAACAAACGATTGCTAAAGCTCACAATGAATACCCCACCAGGCCTTAGCACTCGAAACACCTCTGCAAACACCTATAATAACAAAATCAGACCAACTTAGGCTTCTTAATTGCAAATTCTGCTGACATTGGCATTAATTATGATTACACAAATCAATCTGACCTTCTCTGGCTGTTGGAGATACTGCACACTAACAGTGCATAGCACGGCATCAAAACTGCTACTCTCTAGTTCAAGCTTTTGATCTTGATTGAGAtccttcacaaaaaaataatccagtCTTGGGTTCCTGGCAAGCTCTTGTGCATTGAGCCCATGTCCCACTATTCTCTTGTACACAGCTTGTTTCGGTAGATGGCTAACCCAGGAGCTCATGAGGTCAAGGATTTCCGAGTCAGGACTCAACATCTCTTGGTATAGATTAGTCAGTGTGGAAATGAAGCCATCATCAACATGGGTCACAAAGCGTGGATAGGAATAAAATTCTCTGTCAGGGTATGAGTTAAGCTTGGTTCTACCTTCCTTGGACAGAACAAGGCGTTTAATCTTGCCCGCTGATGATCTTTCTGTCTCATTGCTTTCATTTAAAGTGTTGGTAGTTTTTGTTGCAGGAAATACTCTTGTTTTGAATGGAAGAGAAGAGATGGTTTGAAGGTTGGCTACAATGGGTGGCTGCCATGATCTTAGCCTTGGCTTTGGCTTTGGATGAATGGCGAGCATATGTTTTGAAGTGATAAGCTCTTTGGACGATGAATGGTATGGTGAACTTCTTGATGGTTTGTGACTTAAGACAAACCCGGTCACCCAAATGGGCCAACAATTGCTTCATGGACTTAATATGGGCTGGACAAGCCATAAAAAGAAGGCCATGCCCTCAATTTTGTCCCTTCTtaagtgattatttttatttttgtttttgtttttacggatatttttgtaaaagtattttttaattaaaaaaatattaaaatgatattttttttaattttaaaattaacatattaaaaatattaagaaaactaTTTACGTTAAAAACagtttggaaaatattttaaaaaataaattaaattgtaaaaaaaaaaaaaacaatcttttaatCAGTGTTGTTTAAGATTTAACCATTCTCAGATGAATGAGAGCCTATTCCCAATCAACACTGAAAATGGAACTATTATGAATTTATAAGCAGAAAATTATTTCTGTACATTTGATTTAGTTCGTTCctatattatattttagtttattatgttcctttgtattttttattcaatatttccttttgattaaacaaacaaaaaaattataattaattttggagGTGTAGCATACTTGAAAAGTGACATGtccaaaatttacaattttcctaaaaaaattaaaacaaactatTCTATATTTTCAGTATCTATAATTACAGATAAATtatgtatattatattattccattatttataattaagaatatttttttttttttttttcttaatttataaattttctgggaaattttaaaagagacccttttaaatttttccaacattataaataaaaataaatgttttatcttttttatcacAATAATTCTCATTTCATTTAGATTAAATACTAaagattttaaatcaaaattttgtatTTCGTACTTTATTTATTACCTTTCCATTtactagaaaaaacaatttgttttaaattaaatttttaacatgtgccattttaaaaatatctcgTGTGTCTTAAACTAACCATGATTTATTGtatatttaatcaaaaaacacattgagccaagaaaatataattcaagaaacaataaaccaaaataatagtATATGGAccgatcaaatcaaattaacataatacatgaacaatttaataatttaactttttattatgtAGATATTAATATAAACTAAGTGAGGAGGTGAATTCACTATTTAATTTACAAattattgtttgcttgaataatgttttttttttttttatcatttaacattagatttacttatcttagtctcatgatTTAGATC
This genomic interval from Populus alba chromosome 1, ASM523922v2, whole genome shotgun sequence contains the following:
- the LOC118058146 gene encoding uncharacterized protein, translated to MLAIHPKPKPRLRSWQPPIVANLQTISSLPFKTRVFPATKTTNTLNESNETERSSAGKIKRLVLSKEGRTKLNSYPDREFYSYPRFVTHVDDGFISTLTNLYQEMLSPDSEILDLMSSWVSHLPKQAVYKRIVGHGLNAQELARNPRLDYFFVKDLNQDQKLELESSSFDAVLCTVSVQYLQQPEKVFAEVFRVLRPGGVFIVSFSNRLFYEKAISAWRDGTGYSRVQLVVQYFQCVEGFTQAEIIRKLPAAAAGPQQEKSPFSWIMRLLGLVSGSDPFYAVVAYKNFKPVYE